In the Arachis ipaensis cultivar K30076 chromosome B10, Araip1.1, whole genome shotgun sequence genome, one interval contains:
- the LOC107620457 gene encoding putative protein FAR1-RELATED SEQUENCE 10 yields the protein MDEQNEFEQDFGDSFTEGAYFSESDQSEDILEVAYAVDSVQDITTLKFSENFAEKIGKYHFSTLQLAFDFYLKYSKSKGFSARKSKTFKNSIGKIYKQKFVCHRQGFREEKYYTMEKRKKEPRLETRTGCEARMDVKFVPETGRWHIFYFSNEYNHDLLDTQFSAMLPAHRKMSEADIMQMMNMLKSGISTSQIFGLLASQAGGYEFVVYGSRDMYNEIARQRHQIPGDAA from the coding sequence ATGGATGAACAGAATGAATTCGAACAAGATTTCGGAGATTCATTTACCGAGGGAGCGTATTTTTCTGAATCTGATCAGTCAGAAGATATCCTTGAAGTTGCTTATGCGGTTGACTCTGTGCAAGACATTACAACTTTGAAATTTAGTGAAAATTTTGCGGAGAAAATTGGCAAATATCACTTTTCTACTTTGCAGCTTGCATTTGATTTTTATCTGAAGTACTCAAAGTCAAAGGGCTTTAGTGCAAGGAAGAGCAAGACCTTCAAGAATAGTATTGGCAAGATTTACAAACAAAAGTTTGTATGTCATAGGCAAGGATTCAGGGAGGAGAAATATTACACGATggaaaaaaggaagaaggagCCTAGATTGGAAACAAGAACTGGATGTGAAGCTCGAATGGATGTTAAATTTGTACCAGAAACTGGAAGGTGGCATATCTTTTATTTCTCTAACGAATACAACCATGATCTATTGGATACACAATTCAGTGCTATGTTGCCTGCTCACAGAAAAATGTCAGAGGCAGATATTATGCAAATGATGAACATGCTAAAGTCAGGGATTAGCACTTCACAGATATTTGGTCTTCTAGCTAGTCAAGCAGGCGGGTATGAATTTGTTGTCTATGGTTCCAGAGATATGTACAATGAGATTGCTCGACAAAGGCATCAAATTCCTGGTGATGCAGCATGA